Proteins encoded in a region of the Augochlora pura isolate Apur16 chromosome 4, APUR_v2.2.1, whole genome shotgun sequence genome:
- the Ema gene encoding C-type lectin domain containing ema isoform X2 produces the protein MSRSRSWFGGDLWKPKNPHTLEHLKYLYKELSRNQTVSKNNRGLLVEILRSIAEILIWGDQNDSSVFDFFLEKNMLSFFLRIMKQKCGSYVCVQLLQTLNILFENIRNETSLYYLLSNNHVNSIIVHKFDFSDEEVMAYYISFLKTLSLKLNAHTIHFFYNEHTNDFPLYTEAIKFFNHSEGMVRIAVRTLTLNVYRVEDASMLVFIRDRTAAPYFSNLVWFIGDHIIELDTCVRNDADHQSRNRLSDLVAEHLDHLHYLNDILCLNIPDLNKVLSEHLLHKLLVPLYVYSLAKHKNLLCQNQDERKHVSIVVALFLLSQVFLILSHGPLVHTLAAVILLSELETIQTGASKVLEMYGDITSIKSIAFSPPKESLEKSLENLSESLNVSDDLCEEECIAEERTEESMVNRISDTNYPSTSFDTVSIEDTPVPMSSEQLDTSVPHDNLEDIRYLNVTDEEKEQRLAQDSPLIPETQKNLDESLSNKPFLETILNSLYCTENDYTALFGLCLLYALANNQGIDRKTLDPILSSSQGSTTSFYNEILIDRLIHIITLSCQTNSKVRLVTLELAIKLLIQLIMSNGQKVLKGSHLTAIETAKEQSTTLLKNFYRSEDIFLDMFEDEYSEIQKRPLNIEWLMMDSNILLPPIGTPMTGIEFIKRLPCGEKIKLSFKQVERARRAIRVFFLIRELSLAINMEAETQLPLTNPVNCVQVDNVLDLNNSDLIACTVVWTDGQKIRRFLVIHIVQLILVEPDTSKLGWGVARLVGFLQDIEVASDKDDSRCLHLTIYKPSSSSAGNRVPLLSTKFIFDDHIRCMAAKQRLTKGRIKARQKKMSQIARLLDIPMSMPHSSTPSPNYALRSMRHERVIGRGQRSKEPRPMFIVNRVPGFAAQMRRENNAVPSSIARRSDNSNENSQENGLRSRDNSPKMPRPRSEEIPLEDMRLRKAALTSAALSISNICQEKKDGQISACATNGEPSTVAKKHAEETSFTCPKETKPRKKGQVETV, from the exons atgtctcgaAGCCGAAGTTGGTTTGGTGGAGATCTCTGGAAGCCCAAGAATCCACACACTTTAGAGCACCTCAA GTATTTGTACAAAGAACTATCAAGGAATCAGACTGTGTCTAAGAATAATAGAGGATTGTTGGTAGAAATTCTGCGCTCTATagctgaaattttaatatgggGTGACCAAAATGATAGCAGTGTATTTGA CTTCTTTTTGGAAAAGAACATGCTTTCGTTCTTCTTACGtattatgaaacaaaaatgtgGAAGCTATGTATGTGTTCAATTGCTACAGACactgaatatattatttgaaaatatacgtAATGAAACATCCTTAT ATTATTTGCTCAGTAACAATCATGTCAACAGTATAATAGTGCACAAATTTGACTTCAGTGATGAAGAGGTGATGGCATACTACATCAGTTTTTTAAAGACCTTGAGCTTGAAGTTGAATGCCCATaccattcattttttttataacgag cATACCAATGATTTTCCATTGTATACGGAGgcaatcaaattttttaaccaCTCGGAAGGTATGGTTCGTATAGCTGTGAGAACCCTAACTTTAAATGTCTATCGTGTCGAGGATGCCTCTATGCTCGTGTTTATAAGAGACCGAACTGCTGCACCTTATTTCAGTAATCTTGTATGGTTTATTGGCGACCACATTATAGAGCTTGACACCTGTGTCAGAAACGATGCCGA TCATCAAAGTCGAAACAGATTGTCGGATTTGGTAGCTGAGCATTTAGATCATCTGCATTACCTAAACGATattctttgtttaaatataccTGACTTGAATAAGGTCTTGTCTGAACATTTGCTTCACAAATTATTAGTTCCACTGTACGTTTACTCGCTTGCAAAACATAAGAATCTTTTGTGCCAAAATCAG GATGAGAGAAAACATGTAAGCATTGTAGTAGCATTGTTTCTCCTTTCTCAAGTGTTTCTTATACTCTCCCACGGCCCTCTTGTACATACTTTAGCAGCAGTAATATTGCTGTCAGAATTAGAAACTATTCAAACAGGTGCAAGCAAAGTGTTGGAAATGTACGGTGATATTACGTCTATTAAGTCAATCGCTTTTTCACCCCCAAAAGAAAGTTTGGAAAAGTCTCTGGAAAATTTAAGCGAATCTTTAAACGTGTCGGACGATCTTTGCGAAGAAGAATGCATTGCAGAAGAAAGGACAGAAGAGAGTATGGTCAATAGGATATCAGACACCAATTATCCTAGTACATCATTCGATACCGTTTCAATAGAAGATACACCTGTACCAATGAGTTCAGAACAACTAGACACTAGCGTTCCACATGATAATTTAGAAGACATcagatatttaaatgtaactgatgaagaaaaagaacagAGACTTGCACAAGATAGTCCCTTGATACCGGAAACGCAAAAGAATCTGGACGAATCTCTATCAAATAAGCCATTTCTAGAAACTATCTTGAACTCTTTATATTGCACAGAAAATGATTATACTGCCCTGTTTGGATTATGTTTGCTTTATGCTCTAGCTAACAATCAG GGCATTGACCGTAAAACTTTAGACCCAATTTTAAGCAGTTCACAAGGCTCAACAACGAGCTtctataatgaaattttaatagatagaCTAATTCATATTATAACGTTAAGTTGTCAAACAA ATTCGAAAGTACGGCTCGTCACGCTGGAATTGGCGATTAAGttgttaattcaattaataatgtcaaatgGACAAAAAGTCTTAAAAGGCTCGCATTTGACGGCGATCGAAACGGCCAAAGAACAGAGTACTACgttgttgaaaaatttttacagG AGCGAAGACATATTCCTAGACATGTTCGAAGATGAATATAGTGAAATTCAAAAACGACCCTTGAACATTGAATGGTTGATGATGGAcagtaacattttattaccaCCGATAGGTACTCCGATGACCGGTATTGAATTTATCAAGAGATTACCGTGCGGCGAA aaaatcaaattatcatttaaacaGGTGGAGAGAGCTCGTCGTGCTATAagagtattttttttaataagagaATTATCCTTAGCTATTAACATGGAAGCGGAAACGCAGTTGCCCTTAACAAATCCGGTCAATTGTGTTCAAGTGGATAATGTTCTTGACCTaa ATAATAGCGATTTAATTGCCTGTACGGTTGTATGGACAGACGGTcagaaaattcgtcgttttcTAGTCATAcatattgtacaattaattCTCGTAGAACCAGACACTAGCAAATTAGGCTGGGGAGTAGCGAGATTAGTGGGCTTTTTACAAGATATTGAAGTAGCAAGTGACAAAGACGATTCTAGATGTTTACATTTAACGATTTACAAACCTTCGAGTAGTTCGGCTGGGAATCGTGTTCCTTTGCTAtcgacaaaatttatcttcgacGATCACATTAGATGTATGGCTGCTAAACAAAG GCTGACGAAAGGACGGATAAAGGCACGGCAAAAGAAGATGAGTCAGATCGCACGATTGCTAGACATTCCCATGAGTATGCCCCATTCATCAACACCATCGCCAAATTATGCTCTACGGAGCATGCGACATGAAC GTGTAATAGGTCGTGGACAAAGATCGAAGGAACCGCGACCAATGTTTATTGTAAACAGGGTGCCCGGATTTGCAGCACAAATGCGCAGGGAAAACAATGCAGTGCCATCATCGATTGCCAGGCGCAGTGACAACTCAAATGAGAATAGTCAGGAGAACGGTTTACGATCGCGAGATAATTCACCGAAAATGCCGAGGCCGCGAAGCGAAGAGATTCCTCTAGAGGATATGCGACTACGAAAAGCAGCTCTAACATCTGCTGCATTGAGTATATCAAATATATGTCAGGAGAAGAAAGATGGTCAAATCTCCGCATGTGCAACAAACGGTGAACCCTCGACTGTGGCTAAAAAACATGCAGAAGAGACATCGTTTACTTGCCCGAAAGAAACGAAGCCGCGTAAGAAGGGTCAAGTGGAGACAGTATGA
- the Ema gene encoding C-type lectin domain containing ema isoform X1 — translation MSRSRSWFGGDLWKPKNPHTLEHLKYLYKELSRNQTVSKNNRGLLVEILRSIAEILIWGDQNDSSVFDFFLEKNMLSFFLRIMKQKCGSYVCVQLLQTLNILFENIRNETSLYYLLSNNHVNSIIVHKFDFSDEEVMAYYISFLKTLSLKLNAHTIHFFYNEVNEHTNDFPLYTEAIKFFNHSEGMVRIAVRTLTLNVYRVEDASMLVFIRDRTAAPYFSNLVWFIGDHIIELDTCVRNDADHQSRNRLSDLVAEHLDHLHYLNDILCLNIPDLNKVLSEHLLHKLLVPLYVYSLAKHKNLLCQNQDERKHVSIVVALFLLSQVFLILSHGPLVHTLAAVILLSELETIQTGASKVLEMYGDITSIKSIAFSPPKESLEKSLENLSESLNVSDDLCEEECIAEERTEESMVNRISDTNYPSTSFDTVSIEDTPVPMSSEQLDTSVPHDNLEDIRYLNVTDEEKEQRLAQDSPLIPETQKNLDESLSNKPFLETILNSLYCTENDYTALFGLCLLYALANNQGIDRKTLDPILSSSQGSTTSFYNEILIDRLIHIITLSCQTNSKVRLVTLELAIKLLIQLIMSNGQKVLKGSHLTAIETAKEQSTTLLKNFYRSEDIFLDMFEDEYSEIQKRPLNIEWLMMDSNILLPPIGTPMTGIEFIKRLPCGEKIKLSFKQVERARRAIRVFFLIRELSLAINMEAETQLPLTNPVNCVQVDNVLDLNNSDLIACTVVWTDGQKIRRFLVIHIVQLILVEPDTSKLGWGVARLVGFLQDIEVASDKDDSRCLHLTIYKPSSSSAGNRVPLLSTKFIFDDHIRCMAAKQRLTKGRIKARQKKMSQIARLLDIPMSMPHSSTPSPNYALRSMRHERVIGRGQRSKEPRPMFIVNRVPGFAAQMRRENNAVPSSIARRSDNSNENSQENGLRSRDNSPKMPRPRSEEIPLEDMRLRKAALTSAALSISNICQEKKDGQISACATNGEPSTVAKKHAEETSFTCPKETKPRKKGQVETV, via the exons atgtctcgaAGCCGAAGTTGGTTTGGTGGAGATCTCTGGAAGCCCAAGAATCCACACACTTTAGAGCACCTCAA GTATTTGTACAAAGAACTATCAAGGAATCAGACTGTGTCTAAGAATAATAGAGGATTGTTGGTAGAAATTCTGCGCTCTATagctgaaattttaatatgggGTGACCAAAATGATAGCAGTGTATTTGA CTTCTTTTTGGAAAAGAACATGCTTTCGTTCTTCTTACGtattatgaaacaaaaatgtgGAAGCTATGTATGTGTTCAATTGCTACAGACactgaatatattatttgaaaatatacgtAATGAAACATCCTTAT ATTATTTGCTCAGTAACAATCATGTCAACAGTATAATAGTGCACAAATTTGACTTCAGTGATGAAGAGGTGATGGCATACTACATCAGTTTTTTAAAGACCTTGAGCTTGAAGTTGAATGCCCATaccattcattttttttataacgagGTAAACGAG cATACCAATGATTTTCCATTGTATACGGAGgcaatcaaattttttaaccaCTCGGAAGGTATGGTTCGTATAGCTGTGAGAACCCTAACTTTAAATGTCTATCGTGTCGAGGATGCCTCTATGCTCGTGTTTATAAGAGACCGAACTGCTGCACCTTATTTCAGTAATCTTGTATGGTTTATTGGCGACCACATTATAGAGCTTGACACCTGTGTCAGAAACGATGCCGA TCATCAAAGTCGAAACAGATTGTCGGATTTGGTAGCTGAGCATTTAGATCATCTGCATTACCTAAACGATattctttgtttaaatataccTGACTTGAATAAGGTCTTGTCTGAACATTTGCTTCACAAATTATTAGTTCCACTGTACGTTTACTCGCTTGCAAAACATAAGAATCTTTTGTGCCAAAATCAG GATGAGAGAAAACATGTAAGCATTGTAGTAGCATTGTTTCTCCTTTCTCAAGTGTTTCTTATACTCTCCCACGGCCCTCTTGTACATACTTTAGCAGCAGTAATATTGCTGTCAGAATTAGAAACTATTCAAACAGGTGCAAGCAAAGTGTTGGAAATGTACGGTGATATTACGTCTATTAAGTCAATCGCTTTTTCACCCCCAAAAGAAAGTTTGGAAAAGTCTCTGGAAAATTTAAGCGAATCTTTAAACGTGTCGGACGATCTTTGCGAAGAAGAATGCATTGCAGAAGAAAGGACAGAAGAGAGTATGGTCAATAGGATATCAGACACCAATTATCCTAGTACATCATTCGATACCGTTTCAATAGAAGATACACCTGTACCAATGAGTTCAGAACAACTAGACACTAGCGTTCCACATGATAATTTAGAAGACATcagatatttaaatgtaactgatgaagaaaaagaacagAGACTTGCACAAGATAGTCCCTTGATACCGGAAACGCAAAAGAATCTGGACGAATCTCTATCAAATAAGCCATTTCTAGAAACTATCTTGAACTCTTTATATTGCACAGAAAATGATTATACTGCCCTGTTTGGATTATGTTTGCTTTATGCTCTAGCTAACAATCAG GGCATTGACCGTAAAACTTTAGACCCAATTTTAAGCAGTTCACAAGGCTCAACAACGAGCTtctataatgaaattttaatagatagaCTAATTCATATTATAACGTTAAGTTGTCAAACAA ATTCGAAAGTACGGCTCGTCACGCTGGAATTGGCGATTAAGttgttaattcaattaataatgtcaaatgGACAAAAAGTCTTAAAAGGCTCGCATTTGACGGCGATCGAAACGGCCAAAGAACAGAGTACTACgttgttgaaaaatttttacagG AGCGAAGACATATTCCTAGACATGTTCGAAGATGAATATAGTGAAATTCAAAAACGACCCTTGAACATTGAATGGTTGATGATGGAcagtaacattttattaccaCCGATAGGTACTCCGATGACCGGTATTGAATTTATCAAGAGATTACCGTGCGGCGAA aaaatcaaattatcatttaaacaGGTGGAGAGAGCTCGTCGTGCTATAagagtattttttttaataagagaATTATCCTTAGCTATTAACATGGAAGCGGAAACGCAGTTGCCCTTAACAAATCCGGTCAATTGTGTTCAAGTGGATAATGTTCTTGACCTaa ATAATAGCGATTTAATTGCCTGTACGGTTGTATGGACAGACGGTcagaaaattcgtcgttttcTAGTCATAcatattgtacaattaattCTCGTAGAACCAGACACTAGCAAATTAGGCTGGGGAGTAGCGAGATTAGTGGGCTTTTTACAAGATATTGAAGTAGCAAGTGACAAAGACGATTCTAGATGTTTACATTTAACGATTTACAAACCTTCGAGTAGTTCGGCTGGGAATCGTGTTCCTTTGCTAtcgacaaaatttatcttcgacGATCACATTAGATGTATGGCTGCTAAACAAAG GCTGACGAAAGGACGGATAAAGGCACGGCAAAAGAAGATGAGTCAGATCGCACGATTGCTAGACATTCCCATGAGTATGCCCCATTCATCAACACCATCGCCAAATTATGCTCTACGGAGCATGCGACATGAAC GTGTAATAGGTCGTGGACAAAGATCGAAGGAACCGCGACCAATGTTTATTGTAAACAGGGTGCCCGGATTTGCAGCACAAATGCGCAGGGAAAACAATGCAGTGCCATCATCGATTGCCAGGCGCAGTGACAACTCAAATGAGAATAGTCAGGAGAACGGTTTACGATCGCGAGATAATTCACCGAAAATGCCGAGGCCGCGAAGCGAAGAGATTCCTCTAGAGGATATGCGACTACGAAAAGCAGCTCTAACATCTGCTGCATTGAGTATATCAAATATATGTCAGGAGAAGAAAGATGGTCAAATCTCCGCATGTGCAACAAACGGTGAACCCTCGACTGTGGCTAAAAAACATGCAGAAGAGACATCGTTTACTTGCCCGAAAGAAACGAAGCCGCGTAAGAAGGGTCAAGTGGAGACAGTATGA
- the Ema gene encoding C-type lectin domain containing ema isoform X3 — protein sequence MSRSRSWFGGDLWKPKNPHTLEHLKYLYKELSRNQTVSKNNRGLLVEILRSIAEILIWGDQNDSSVFDFFLEKNMLSFFLRIMKQKCGSYVCVQLLQTLNILFENIRNETSLYYLLSNNHVNSIIVHKFDFSDEEVMAYYISFLKTLSLKLNAHTIHFFYNEVNEHTNDFPLYTEAIKFFNHSEGMVRIAVRTLTLNVYRVEDASMLVFIRDRTAAPYFSNLVWFIGDHIIELDTCVRNDADHQSRNRLSDLVAEHLDHLHYLNDILCLNIPDLNKVLSEHLLHKLLVPLYVYSLAKHKNLLCQNQDERKHVSIVVALFLLSQVFLILSHGPLVHTLAAVILLSELETIQTGASKVLEMYGDITSIKSIAFSPPKESLEKSLENLSESLNVSDDLCEEECIAEERTEESMVNRISDTNYPSTSFDTVSIEDTPVPMSSEQLDTSVPHDNLEDIRYLNVTDEEKEQRLAQDSPLIPETQKNLDESLSNKPFLETILNSLYCTENDYTALFGLCLLYALANNQGIDRKTLDPILSSSQGSTTSFYNEILIDRLIHIITLSCQTNSKVRLVTLELAIKLLIQLIMSNGQKVLKGSHLTAIETAKEQSTTLLKNFYRSEDIFLDMFEDEYSEIQKRPLNIEWLMMDSNILLPPIGTPMTGIEFIKRLPCGEKIKLSFKQVERARRAIRVFFLIRELSLAINMEAETQLPLTNPVNCVQVDNVLDLNNSDLIACTVVWTDGQKIRRFLVIHIVQLILVEPDTSKLGWGVARLVGFLQDIEVASDKDDSRCLHLTIYKPSSSSAGNRVPLLSTKFIFDDHIRCMAAKQRLTKGRIKARQKKMSQIARLLDIPMSMPHSSTPSPNYALRSMRHERRGQRSKEPRPMFIVNRVPGFAAQMRRENNAVPSSIARRSDNSNENSQENGLRSRDNSPKMPRPRSEEIPLEDMRLRKAALTSAALSISNICQEKKDGQISACATNGEPSTVAKKHAEETSFTCPKETKPRKKGQVETV from the exons atgtctcgaAGCCGAAGTTGGTTTGGTGGAGATCTCTGGAAGCCCAAGAATCCACACACTTTAGAGCACCTCAA GTATTTGTACAAAGAACTATCAAGGAATCAGACTGTGTCTAAGAATAATAGAGGATTGTTGGTAGAAATTCTGCGCTCTATagctgaaattttaatatgggGTGACCAAAATGATAGCAGTGTATTTGA CTTCTTTTTGGAAAAGAACATGCTTTCGTTCTTCTTACGtattatgaaacaaaaatgtgGAAGCTATGTATGTGTTCAATTGCTACAGACactgaatatattatttgaaaatatacgtAATGAAACATCCTTAT ATTATTTGCTCAGTAACAATCATGTCAACAGTATAATAGTGCACAAATTTGACTTCAGTGATGAAGAGGTGATGGCATACTACATCAGTTTTTTAAAGACCTTGAGCTTGAAGTTGAATGCCCATaccattcattttttttataacgagGTAAACGAG cATACCAATGATTTTCCATTGTATACGGAGgcaatcaaattttttaaccaCTCGGAAGGTATGGTTCGTATAGCTGTGAGAACCCTAACTTTAAATGTCTATCGTGTCGAGGATGCCTCTATGCTCGTGTTTATAAGAGACCGAACTGCTGCACCTTATTTCAGTAATCTTGTATGGTTTATTGGCGACCACATTATAGAGCTTGACACCTGTGTCAGAAACGATGCCGA TCATCAAAGTCGAAACAGATTGTCGGATTTGGTAGCTGAGCATTTAGATCATCTGCATTACCTAAACGATattctttgtttaaatataccTGACTTGAATAAGGTCTTGTCTGAACATTTGCTTCACAAATTATTAGTTCCACTGTACGTTTACTCGCTTGCAAAACATAAGAATCTTTTGTGCCAAAATCAG GATGAGAGAAAACATGTAAGCATTGTAGTAGCATTGTTTCTCCTTTCTCAAGTGTTTCTTATACTCTCCCACGGCCCTCTTGTACATACTTTAGCAGCAGTAATATTGCTGTCAGAATTAGAAACTATTCAAACAGGTGCAAGCAAAGTGTTGGAAATGTACGGTGATATTACGTCTATTAAGTCAATCGCTTTTTCACCCCCAAAAGAAAGTTTGGAAAAGTCTCTGGAAAATTTAAGCGAATCTTTAAACGTGTCGGACGATCTTTGCGAAGAAGAATGCATTGCAGAAGAAAGGACAGAAGAGAGTATGGTCAATAGGATATCAGACACCAATTATCCTAGTACATCATTCGATACCGTTTCAATAGAAGATACACCTGTACCAATGAGTTCAGAACAACTAGACACTAGCGTTCCACATGATAATTTAGAAGACATcagatatttaaatgtaactgatgaagaaaaagaacagAGACTTGCACAAGATAGTCCCTTGATACCGGAAACGCAAAAGAATCTGGACGAATCTCTATCAAATAAGCCATTTCTAGAAACTATCTTGAACTCTTTATATTGCACAGAAAATGATTATACTGCCCTGTTTGGATTATGTTTGCTTTATGCTCTAGCTAACAATCAG GGCATTGACCGTAAAACTTTAGACCCAATTTTAAGCAGTTCACAAGGCTCAACAACGAGCTtctataatgaaattttaatagatagaCTAATTCATATTATAACGTTAAGTTGTCAAACAA ATTCGAAAGTACGGCTCGTCACGCTGGAATTGGCGATTAAGttgttaattcaattaataatgtcaaatgGACAAAAAGTCTTAAAAGGCTCGCATTTGACGGCGATCGAAACGGCCAAAGAACAGAGTACTACgttgttgaaaaatttttacagG AGCGAAGACATATTCCTAGACATGTTCGAAGATGAATATAGTGAAATTCAAAAACGACCCTTGAACATTGAATGGTTGATGATGGAcagtaacattttattaccaCCGATAGGTACTCCGATGACCGGTATTGAATTTATCAAGAGATTACCGTGCGGCGAA aaaatcaaattatcatttaaacaGGTGGAGAGAGCTCGTCGTGCTATAagagtattttttttaataagagaATTATCCTTAGCTATTAACATGGAAGCGGAAACGCAGTTGCCCTTAACAAATCCGGTCAATTGTGTTCAAGTGGATAATGTTCTTGACCTaa ATAATAGCGATTTAATTGCCTGTACGGTTGTATGGACAGACGGTcagaaaattcgtcgttttcTAGTCATAcatattgtacaattaattCTCGTAGAACCAGACACTAGCAAATTAGGCTGGGGAGTAGCGAGATTAGTGGGCTTTTTACAAGATATTGAAGTAGCAAGTGACAAAGACGATTCTAGATGTTTACATTTAACGATTTACAAACCTTCGAGTAGTTCGGCTGGGAATCGTGTTCCTTTGCTAtcgacaaaatttatcttcgacGATCACATTAGATGTATGGCTGCTAAACAAAG GCTGACGAAAGGACGGATAAAGGCACGGCAAAAGAAGATGAGTCAGATCGCACGATTGCTAGACATTCCCATGAGTATGCCCCATTCATCAACACCATCGCCAAATTATGCTCTACGGAGCATGCGACATGAAC GTCGTGGACAAAGATCGAAGGAACCGCGACCAATGTTTATTGTAAACAGGGTGCCCGGATTTGCAGCACAAATGCGCAGGGAAAACAATGCAGTGCCATCATCGATTGCCAGGCGCAGTGACAACTCAAATGAGAATAGTCAGGAGAACGGTTTACGATCGCGAGATAATTCACCGAAAATGCCGAGGCCGCGAAGCGAAGAGATTCCTCTAGAGGATATGCGACTACGAAAAGCAGCTCTAACATCTGCTGCATTGAGTATATCAAATATATGTCAGGAGAAGAAAGATGGTCAAATCTCCGCATGTGCAACAAACGGTGAACCCTCGACTGTGGCTAAAAAACATGCAGAAGAGACATCGTTTACTTGCCCGAAAGAAACGAAGCCGCGTAAGAAGGGTCAAGTGGAGACAGTATGA